A stretch of DNA from Pangasianodon hypophthalmus isolate fPanHyp1 chromosome 2, fPanHyp1.pri, whole genome shotgun sequence:
TTAAAAACACGATCCATATGCTATACATCCAATCAGATGCAAACATAAAGTCAGGTTTGTTCATGACTCATTTTAACTAAAGCGTCCACGCTGTGTTGAGTCAGTGTGAGGAAAATCTGGTACCTGTTAGTCCTGGTAGTTATCAGGACTAACCAGGAACGGACCTGAAGCAACAGGAATCAGGTTTATGAAGTCTTTAAGACAAGTTAATTATGCTCTTTTATTGTATCTGGATTAAATACCTAGCGGTTTCCTAATAAAGAGTTTGACTGGAAAGGTAAAGTAGGTATTCAGCTAGCTAGGTATTTGACTATCTACTGTTCTCTTTTTACAGcaaatattagattttttttcttgctataaAGATTATCAATGAATGGATTAACCTCAGTAACAGGTTTTCTAAATAGCTTAGCCAAAAGTGGGGACTTGCATGTCATAACATCTTTTTAATATAGCCTGGGGATGTGTCTTATTCAAGGGTGTTATAGTGTTATGCCAATGCAAGCTGTTCCACTGCCAGCTCCGAGTTCAGTCTAGAgagaaacataaataaatattaatgaagttAAAAGCTTATGGATGTTATACTTGCATACATAAGCTTCAAACCCCATTAAGAACCTGTAAGAACCCCTTGAAtgaaatttacacttttttttactttagccAAAAGAAGTCTAGACTGTGAGATTACGACCGTCTTtaaagattattacttgtcagaCTGTATGAcctcccaataaaatcttggccgaGTTCTATAACAGGCTGTACTCAATGTCACATTATATAATGAAGaacctttaaaaaatgttttgcttaCGTAGGGATTGCATAAACAGAAAAGTTCTTCAAAGTAagcttgaaataataataaggaaatgcgtttctgtccattagcatgtttcgttTATGTTTCATTATTGCCACTACTGTATTACTGTCTTGTAGGTTTCACATCATCTGATACTGTCCTCCTATTGGTCGACTGGAAACGACCTTCATAGTAGCCTTCACATACTGAGACTTTAATCAAAAACTTTTAATacttccagaactttgtcattGGCTGTCTTAGGTTGCAATGGCACCAATGAACACGTCACGTTATGCGTTCTATTATTATGCGCTGATCTCAACTCACAACCAAACAAATCTTTAGTGTGTGATTTTTGACTGTACAAAATCAGGCATAATCCCATACAAAAAAGCTGGCCTAAGGGAAGCTTATAGTGGTCAGTTTAGTAATGCGCAAACAACATTCTTAAGCAGGATTCAGAGACTGAATACGATTTTGAGCACCAACTGACCAGAAACATCAGTGAAGTCTATTACTCCAGAATTCTGGAGCATAGAAAGATGTTATCACCTTTAGGTCCTCGTCCACCTCGACTAAATATATGTCTTTTTCACTTGGGTTTGAGAATCTGGTATAAGACGAAGGTACTGTTTGAAACTTTGCTCATTCTTCCTTCCAGCCAGGGGCTTGTGCCCAGTCTGAGGCATTGCCCATCAGTGGGCTTTGTTTGCTTGGCCAGAGCCCACTCAAGGATTTCACATGCAGTGTGTCTAGAAAAACTGCACATAAAGTCAGGAGCTCTGTAAATTTAAGAGGGgataaagcaggaaaaaaaggagagggagGATGCATCAAAATACAGGATAagcagaagaggaggaggaaagaatCATATACAGTGTTCATAAGGAGGGAACtcctttagagagagagagagagagagagagagagagaatttccAGCTGATCACTggaaagcagcagcagcagcagcactcgGATCGGCTGCATGAGGATCCTGCGGTAAGTCAGATTTTAATAgatcataaatatatttgtttggCACGTGCACGCTTTTCCAAATTGCAAAATGCGCGTTCACACAAGCGCGCGACACGGCAGCGCGCAAATTACCGGcactatctaaaaaaaaaaaaaaaaaaaaaaaaagaagaagaagaagaaaaagtcgGAAAGCCGGAGATGATTGACATTTATGATAATCTTGAGAATATCTTGAGAGTCTGCTGTGCTGGCAACCCTGCCATGCATGAGATGCAATATGTGCATACAGCATGCAACTTTCTCCACTCATTACTGCTGCTTCCTTTGTGAGGACGTGGCtctttttgcagtttttcttccccccccacctccacctccacccccCTCTCTTTGTATTAAAACATCTGGATTTGGAAAGAGGTACAGGGTTCACTCGTTCCACTTAACAAATAGTCCCTGTGCACGTCCAAAAAAATTGCACAGAGCAATCTTTCATATATATGCAAACTTTTTGGAATGTAGctcacaaaacaaaataaaaggaaaaattaaTAGGCTGTGTAGAGTAATGAGGCAGCttttctgcgcatgcgcagtgggAATTGCCCTCACTGAATTTAGTGCTGCACACTGTGGTCTGTGCACGTTTCTATTCTGTCCTGCAGGATATTGGATTTAAAAGGACTAGTGTgcattttcattaataataataaatcataatgaTTTACTGAAGGCACAAAATgtgaacagaaaataaatggatGCAGAGGAAGATGGAAGGATCAAAGATGGATTAGAGTCAAATATATCAGGAGACGAATAAACCTGAGCACTGAGTCAGTGCATTGTGCAACATTCCCAGTAAGGTATGTCCAACAAGCCAAAgtgcaaaaaaggaaaagaagttGACAGCATGTTTAATCATCATAAAGGAGCCCAAAAATCTGCCATGCATGAAAAATGGGGGAGCGAGTCAGCCCGAAGACTCTGTTTAACATTCCTACATCTCAGTTAAACACTGCAGATTTCCTCTTTCACCCACTCCTTATGGTTTTGAAAGCCAAGGAAAGTGAAAGTCtcaacatttttcataaaattcCCAGCCAAAGTTCCCAGGATACAGTAACTACAATAACACAGGGTCATGAGTGTCAGTAAAATGGCCAttacatattttaatcattttaataaggtagttatgagagaaaaaaaacatctaataagctttcttttttatgtGGAACATGTAGTGCATTACAGGTTATGAggatatactttttaaaatgccTGTCACCAAGAAAACATTTGCAATTCAGGTCCTAAGAGTTCACAGAACCGTAAAGAGAACACtgatgcagcacacacacacacaaaaaaaaaaacggacaAAGATCTTCAGAAGTATTTCATGAGTAAGATCCAGTGAGACTAGTCAGGAGGCCCATTTACCTCAattgttgtgcattctgagatgcttttctgctcaccacggttgtaaagagtggttgtttgagttatcgtaaccttcctgtcagcttgaaccagtctggcctttCTCCTCAGAcgtctcatcaacaaggcatttctacaTTGAAAACTGtagctcactggatgttttttttgtttggtttatcACCCCATACTGTGTAAAcattagagactgttgtgtatgaagATGCCAGGAGATAGTGAaatgtctggcaccaacaacaatgccatggtcaaagtcactgaaatcatatttattcctcattctgatgtttgatgtgaacattaactgaagcccttAATCTGtacttgcatgattttataaactgtgcttctgccacatgattggctgaactTTCAACACATGTAATGGTTATAATTGTTAACAAGcagttaaatatataattagcACAATCAGAGCTATAATAATAAAGAGAGAATTTCCAGCTGGAATTTGCTTGGAAGTGGACACATGATCATACTTGGATCATTGAtcttttttgttgctgttgtgaagattgatggcatcatCAATCTTCTTTTAAGAGTGGCAGTAGACGGATGTGGCAACTTACAAGATTGCAGATAACCTTGTTAATAACACAGGAAGAGGCTCTGTGCTGTTAATCTCTTCAGGGGGAAGTGTCAGcaaatattaactttaaaaCAAGTTCTCATAATTCTtataatttttgaaaaaaaaatgagttaaaataaaactatacagcaTCCTCATGTGTTCAAACTCAAAATATTATCAAATGAATGTgcttcatatatttatttttgcttatatttatgaagggtgccaacaATTATAGAAGCCTGTAAAATGTTGACAACAGGTTACACTGATGGCATGTATTTGGGTTCAGCAACATAAATGAACACTTCTGGCACATAGTCTAGGTGTTAATTCTTACAGTTACTTACCCTCTCACAATTCATGGATCCAGTATCCACACCTTTGCTTACTGAATACGCAGAACTAACACTACAGTTTCATGCATTCTTTCTCTGACATGTAATCTTGATACTACATGGATGCCAAGCAGGACAACATTGTACCTGCATCTATATCAGAGGTTCCAACACTGCTAATAAGATAATCGTAGCAGGCAGGGAGACAAAATTGAATTTTACCACAGACACTCTAGCATATGTCGATGGATGGGATTACTCAATGCTAACAGCATGAGACCACACTGACAACCTCTTGTTTTTGAAATTGGTTCAACAGATCAAAGTTTGCAAATTAACATTCACATGTTAAAGTTTTGGTGTGAACCAAAAGTAAACACCACCAGAAGCAAAATGGGACTCTTTCACGtcctgcgtcctttccccttcagtgaattggcttttctgTTGGGTGAATCTGATTCACATTTTATCTGACCACTGTTTTAACTGAAAAAGCATAAAACTGAGGTTTTCAGGTGTCGTCGTGGCAACAGGGgtcaaaatcataaatgctaagACTAAACCTATGACTTAtgctattattatcattattattattattattattattattattattattattattaagcatcaatgttgaattaacacttacaGAGATAACATGGGCCAGAGTGCTTATAAACTTGGATTGGTTGAGACTTTTAGTAGCACTCATGCTGCCTTATGCACTGAAGGAATGATCATAAATGTCGGTTCCATGCTAACAGCTGAACATGAAGTGGGAACTATAGGAACAATTTTGACACCTTAGTTTCTGACTAATTAGGCTACCTAACTAGAATACATTAGTGGTGaattaaaatacttcataatTTTGTCGTTACAGGTAGTAAAATTTTTTGGCAGCACTCATGCTGTCTTCGAGCGCTGATGGAATTATCGTAAACATCAGTTTCCATGCTAAATGTTTCATATGAATATTGTAATGACAAGTAGGCACCATAAGAACAATTTTGATACTTAATTTTCAGACTAATTAACCTAACAAACTAGTGGAGAATTAAAAGACTTCATAATTGCATCTTGGCAGGTAGCAAAGGAGTACTTTACCTCAGGAGTATCTGAGGAGCTTGTGAGACTGTAATGTCTTTTGACAAGGGCAGAAATAGAGGTCAAGCTTTgggcaaataaaataaacataagaaAGCACAAGAGCAAGAGAGGTAGGCAGGAGAAAATGCAAGGACTTCATTTACTACTTTGCAGGTAGTAAATAAGACTGTTTTGTGGAGCTTGTGAAGGCAGCATGAATATGAGGCATGATGATGGCCTTGATACTGAAAGACTTATATAATTTAAACAGTAATACTATGCACCTGCATACACCATCCTGACATTTCACGTAATGTCTGTGAGCTAAAGGTAGGGTGGATGTAAACATAATATAGCGCAGTGACAGATGTACGCTGCGAGGGGTTTGATGGGGGAGGGGGTGAAGGGAGGTGTAGGAGAGTGCTCAGGAAACAAGTAAAATTACAGCCAAAATCAACATAGCCCCCAGGGCCAAGTTCTGCACCACCTCCCACATCTCTGTCTGTCATTTTTCTATctacctctctcactctcgtctccttctctttctcgtGCTTTCCAATGTTTATTGCAATGCCAAGAGCTCGACCTCTATTTCTGCCCTTGTCAAAAGACATCACAgtctcattttaatgttttttccccccaactcACTCTCTGGGCTTTTTCAAATCACCAGCACTGACCAGGTGTCCTTGGGGCCCGTTCAGCATGAGCAAACACAATTTATGGCAGATTGACTATCACAATAAATGTGGTCACTAAACAAACACTATCATTTTCTCCATGCTGTGTGTCACACATTTCTGCCTGCCGCCTGAAGAATGGATTTACAAACCAGCTTGCTTACACTGTGGAAAATaactcagttttattttaaataaatggctCAGTGTTGATTTATGTTATACAGTCAAactattatttttagatttttaggaGAAATTTGTCCAAATTTGAACAAACAAGCGCATTGTCGTAGAATTTTGTTTAAATCAATGCAAACAAACTTGTAAGAACACTAATCGTACCATAAAGGAATGGGTTTGTACTTGAAACTTAAATTGAAAAGTTATCTGCTGCgctgattacacatttttagcGCAATtacaaatggaaaaataaactcAAACATAAGGATTAATGGTCAGATTTCACTGATAGCtcctaaaaataaaagactaaGAGCTTATTTtctctcaccattttccagcaacatcatattaatgagaaatccaacaaaGAAATACTGGAAACAGCAAACGTTTTGACCCAGTTGTGACACAGAGACTCAGCTAGGCTAGTTAGTGATGGTTCCGACTGCGATATTtacatgaaagttgaagctttggaaccttATCCGAGTgcacagatgaggaggtgagagagctggacagtctaaaggattaaagcgctgctgcattaCTCTGTTTAGGTAGACATGAAATGAGAGCAAATTTCCTAATACCCATTATGACTGCATTGTCTCTTCTATGTACTGAATGCATTACATCCTTCGGAGATCTGTCTACACTGGACTTATTATAGTCAATGCTGTTATTAGACGGCGCCTGATTTATTTGTACCGATCCATTCCTAATGAATATATCTTACCCATGCATCTGCAGTAATTATGCTGAGGCTCTGCCAACATGCAGAATTCATCATTTTTCCATTACTCTCAAGGTtcggtatttatttatttatttattttcacactctctctctctctctctatctgactATTTTCTTCAGGTGTGGTCATGTCTGGATTCTTTTTACCTGTGCTGTTGCTCCTCCCCCTGGTGGCCTCTGTCCCATCCCCTTCCAGGTCACCACCCAAATACTGCCGCAGGTGCTGCGATCACCTGGACCCGCCCCTCAGCAGCTCGGCCCGTCCCGTGGCCTATCAGACTCCAGAGGTTCGAACGTTCATTAACATGACCATTCTCAAAGGTAAGGCTAAAACTACATACACACATCGAAAATCTATCTTTTCCTAGTATACAGGTTAAAACCAGTTTAGCTCCTTCTCAAGATCCTTGTGAAATCTTCATTACTTCATACACCTCCAGTCAGGAATTTAttgtttcttatgttttattacagattaATCTGTAATGGTGTCATGGACTAAATAAAAAGGtgatgaaataatataaaaactgCTCCACTGAAAACCTCATTCTTTGTAATTAAGGACTCGCTTATCTAGGTGCTCTCAACTCTTAATGTGGCGTAGAAAGAATTTTCATTAAAGGCGTGAACTTAAGGAAAAACTGTTACGCCTATAGTGCTAGGATCAACTGTGAGATAAATATGTGCAGTGTGCTAATATTAGGGTGATCAACatctaggatttttttttccaattacaTCTAAATTGTTTgcataaaaaagtattttaagtGTAAGTGAGCACTTCAGTGCCTGAAGTTTAAgcaaaaaatgttgaaaaatatacatgtatatattacattagtcagaatgaatatgaatacagatacaaacaaTAGGTGGAGTAgtctgtttttttgcttttttttttaagaaagctacAGACTACAAGTGTGTACATCGAGAATGTGATCCTGCAAGACGAAACACAGTTGATGTGTACATTCATTGCGTGTGTATAGCGTCATTTTTAAACGAACATTCTCTCATCGGCCACTTAAAGTGTGTCCCAGCATTATAGGAGATTCTGAAAGCATGTTCAGTGAACTTTTCTgctctttctggaatgtaacaaactgaaataaatctaataataaaatattattagatagCTATTGTAGTCAGCTGTAGCCTATATAACAGTTTCGTGATTTGGGAACGACATTATTACCTTGAAACACTGTTAGATTTCttagtcacattagatagaaagtAGAAAGTTTTCCAGAAAGGTCCACAGATAATCTGGTTCAGGGTTCAGAGTTATGTTCTGtaaattgctatttgttgttagAATTTGTGaacagtgttttccagtgtttccagggcatAGTGTTAGGTTTAACATGGCTATGGCTatatttttcacacatgaaCAAACTCTTCTGTTCTGTGTATCACTCACTCTTCCACTCACCCACTCATTCACACCCTCATGTTGTTACCTTGCTTACTTACTCACTCACCCACTACCATGCTAGCTCATTCAGTGCCTTCcttcctcactcactcactcactctctcactcttctgCTTTTAGTATGTGCCTACTTGAGTCTCAGATTAACCAAGCAGCGTATCAGTGTTTCTGTGATCAGAGAGGAACAGAAGTCCTATATCATATGTAACCCAGTGATGACCCTAAACACTAGCTACACCCACTAACATGCTTACTTTCCCCCGCTCTgtctccctcactcacacacacacacacatgcgcactcAGTCTCTCACATGCTGTCATCGCTTTTCTCTGCCGGACTCAGGGTCTAACACACAGAAACTCAAACCAACCCTCCAGTTCTGAAAACTGGTGCACTGGCTCTAACCCCAGACCCCTGCATGCAGACCACAGCTCTCGGCTCTCTTCTGCTTTCTTAATCAGAAAAACCGAGCTGACTCAGTAGAAGTCATCCCGAGAGGCGATAGCAGGCTCTAGAGGCGTACAGACCTGGCAGGAAACTTGCCTATGTGGCAGTAAACTACAAGCGGCaacatgtgtgttgtgtttgtctgtgttctgAGATTACAGGCTTGAGAATACTCAGCTTCTTGCAGACTGCCTGTGCTTACTCAGAGCTCAGTAAAAGCTGTTCTGGTGGATTCACTGGAACAGCTATGAACAGGAACAGTAACAATGTGTGGGTAGACGATGTACAGATCAACTTTACTGTGAAATAGTGCTTGTGAAATTCAGGATCCATATCCAGGGCTCAAATCCTTatatactatacacactacatttctcatttctcatgGCTTTTCACATCAGGATAGTGAGTTCCAGGTAAGAGCCAGTAAAGAGAAAAAGACCGTAATACTCTGTGGCTATTGAACTTGATGTGTTAAGCATGACTTGGCTGGATTTTACTTAGATGGATTTCATTATTGCTGCCTAACAGCTGTAGGGTTCCTAGTGCATAATGTGATCCGTGTGGTGTTTGgagtcactcactcacacattcactcacccACTCATCCACTCTTTGCCCTGCCCACTGACATCATTGCTTACTTACTCAGTTGCaccatcactcactcattcacttatTGACTTTGCTACTCACTCCCTCACCAATACACACTTTAAATTTCCATGCCTCCATCCTCTTATCCATTCATTTGTTCCTGTCTCACAGGCGATAAAGGTGATCGAGGTGAGAGAGGAACTCCGGGTAAGGCAGGAGCAGAAGGTCCTCCAGGTTCCAGAGGTGCCACTGGCCCTAAAGGCAGCAAAGGGCAGGCTGGAGCTCCAGGAGACCCTTGCAAGACACAGCACTCGTCCTTCTCGGTGGGCCGCAGGAAGGCCCTCCACAGCGATGACTATTACCAGGCGCTGCTCTTTGATACCGTCTTTGTTAACCTTGATGAACACTTCAACATGTTTAAAGGCAAGTTCTACTGCTATGTGGCGGGTATTTACTTCTTCAACATCAACATCCACACGTGGAACTTCAAGGAGACCTACCTGCACCTGATGCAGAATGAACGTGAGCAGGTGATCCTGTATGCTCAGCCCAGTGACCGCTCCATCATGCAGAGCCAGAGCGTCATGCTTTCTCTTGAGCTTAATGATGAAGTCTGGGTGCGCCTCTTCAAGCGTGAGCGTGAGAATGCCATTTATAGCGATGACGTTGACGTCTACATCACCTTCAATGGCTACCTGGTGGCTCCTGCCGCATAGAAACCCCATCGCATGGATGGTATCCCAATACTGAGAGTGGGAATTGTGGATTAAGGTTTCTCTCAGGGAAAATTTGTGCCAATGGAGTTCTCTGAAGAGGAAGGAAACAGTtctaatttaataataacaatgcatTAGGTACATTTAGCTGACAGATGATTAACATATTGGTGCTAAAAATAGGTCACTCACTAACAATTTGATTTGGTACCTTTGGTACCCTTTTAACCCTTTTGATTTTTGCTGTGTTACATATGATTAATTTGGCTGCAGAGCAGCCTCATTAACTTATCAATGAGCAAAACTATGCAGAATATCCTTTAAATCTTCTCAGAAGCTTCTTCTGAGCACAGCATTATACATTGTGAAAGGAAACCAGGtcaactgtactgtatctgtccTTCCAAAAAATCCTCACTTCCTGAAAGGGAAGGGTTGACTGGAAAAAACTCCAGACTTATATAAGCATTTGTCCTGGATCAtcgtttttactttttactgtgTCTCTGGAACTAGCCTGGTCTGAGTAAAAGCTTATGTGTGTTGAGGTCTTTGCTTATACCAGTTGGATAGGCTTTTTCAGTGCCATTAACACCAATACAGAGTGACAGGAGTGAAGGTGCAGCAGCAGCAATGCAGGAACCAAAAAC
This window harbors:
- the c1qtnf6b gene encoding complement C1q tumor necrosis factor-related protein 1; the protein is MSGFFLPVLLLLPLVASVPSPSRSPPKYCRRCCDHLDPPLSSSARPVAYQTPEVRTFINMTILKGDKGDRGERGTPGKAGAEGPPGSRGATGPKGSKGQAGAPGDPCKTQHSSFSVGRRKALHSDDYYQALLFDTVFVNLDEHFNMFKGKFYCYVAGIYFFNINIHTWNFKETYLHLMQNEREQVILYAQPSDRSIMQSQSVMLSLELNDEVWVRLFKRERENAIYSDDVDVYITFNGYLVAPAA